The DNA region GATCGTCTGATGTCGATGAGCGCCTGCGCGATGTTGCTTGTGATCTCAGTCGTCGGCTGCGCGACGGAATCCCGAAAGGTGATTCAGGCTGAAACCGTTCGATCTCACAGAACGAGCTACAGCGGCCCGCGCTACACCCTGGTTATCGGGAACTTTCAAAACCGATCGACATATCAGCGCGGCATTTTCTCGGACGGCAAGGACCGCTTGGGGAGTCAGGCCAAGACGATCCTCAAAACACATCTTCAGCAAACCGGGCGCTTCAATATCGTCGACAGAGACAACATGGCCGCGATCTCCCAGGAAGCGCAAATCAGTGGCACAGCCCAATCGCTGGTCGGAGCAGAGATCGCTGTCGGGGGCGACGTCACCGAGTTTGGGCGACGCACGACGGGCGACCGGCAGCTCTTCGGAATTCTCGGCTCGGGGAAAAAGCAATCGGCCTACGCCAAGGTGGCTTTGAATTTGATCGATGTGCGTACTGGGACAGTCGTCTTCTCTGTACAGGGTGCCGGTGAGTATGCGCTCTCGAATCGCGAGTTGATCGGTTTCGGAGGCACCGCAGGCTACGATGCAACACTGAATGGCAAGGTCTTGAACTTTGCCATCACCGAGGCAGTCAACAATCTGGTTGATGCCCTCGAGCGGGGCGAATGGTCGCCGACGGGAACTGAATGAAAAGGCTACAGCGGTTGATCAGTCTATCGACCGTAGTTTTGTTGTTCTATATTTCCGCCGCCGGTTGTGTGACGACCCCTTTGGTGTATCGCTGGGGCATCTACGAAGACCTGATGTATCAGTCGTACAAGTACCCGGGCGAATCGGATCCGATTACCCAAGCCACCCGTCTGGCCGAGGATGTCGAGCGGACCGCTACCGAGGGGTTTGGTTTGCCTCCGGGCGTGCATGCGCATCTGGGATATCTCTACGCAACGCAGGGAGACCTCGATAGCGCCCGCACCCATTTTAATCTCGAGCTCGAACTCTACCCAGAGTCCAAGACCTTCATCGATGGCCTTCTCGAACGAATGGAGCAACAGTGATTCGCACGCTACCGAGTCGAATTGTGCTGCCGCTGTTTCTGGGTGTGATCTTGGTCGGCGGGATCGGCTGTGCGACGCCCTACGACTACTCCGCCTACCAGGCCCACATGCCGCGCTCGATTCTAGTGCTGCCGCCTCTCAACGAGTCCACCGATGCGAATGCCCCTTATTCGTTTCTGACGACCATCTCCAGACCGCTGGCCGAACGCGGCTACTACGTGTATCCGGTGTCGGTGATTGATGTGTTCATGAAGGAAAACGGGCTTCCGACTCCCGGTGAAATGCACACCGTCTCACTCAACAAGTTCGACGAAATCATTGGACCCGACGCCGTTCTCTACATCACCATCGAGGAATTTGGCCAGAAGTATGTCCTGCTGTCATCCAACACGACGGTCGCCGCGCGGGCACGCCTGGTCGACGTAGATACCGGCACACAAATCTGGGATGGCAAAGTAAAACTCGTCCAGAGTAGCAACAGCGGCGCGGGCGGAGGAGCCGGGGGCCTGATCGTTGCCCTTATCGTTGCAGCCGTGGAGCAAGTCGTGGACACCGCTACCGATCAAACCCACAACGTCGCGCGCATGGCCAACCAAAAACTGATCCACGACAAGAATCGCGGCATGCTCATCGGCCCGCTACATCCTGACTTCGGGAAAACTGACGAGAACTGAGGATCGGGCGGTGGGGCAGGTTTGGCGGGTTGCAGGCTCGAGTGTACCCCTCGCCTACACCTCCGCTGGGTGGCGGGGGCTAGCACGAGTAGTCACCACATAACGCATCGGCCCCCCCGGAACGACCGCATCAAACGGCCAACAAGTTACCAGGTAGCCCACGCCGTAGTCTCCCATGCCGCAGTAGGCCTGGGACCAACCGCTGTCGATCAGCACCAGGGAGAACGTGGGGGGAAGGGTCGCCACGGCCGTGCCCTTCAGCATGGTCAGCACTTCGCGCCGCACCATCTCGGGCTCTGGATAATTGGGGTTGCTCTTGCGCCGCCAACGCGCGTAGGTCGCGTTGGCGTAGTACCCGCATCGTGACAAATTCTCTAAAAAATCAAGCTATTTGACGTACTGCATGTTAACGGCGGAACTGAAGACGCATCTTGTTTTTCCTACGCCCCCAGCGTCAATCGAACCACTCGTTCACCGTGTTCGCTGTAGGCGACGAGTTCAACTGGATTGGGC from Myxococcales bacterium includes:
- a CDS encoding CsgG/HfaB family protein, which encodes MSMSACAMLLVISVVGCATESRKVIQAETVRSHRTSYSGPRYTLVIGNFQNRSTYQRGIFSDGKDRLGSQAKTILKTHLQQTGRFNIVDRDNMAAISQEAQISGTAQSLVGAEIAVGGDVTEFGRRTTGDRQLFGILGSGKKQSAYAKVALNLIDVRTGTVVFSVQGAGEYALSNRELIGFGGTAGYDATLNGKVLNFAITEAVNNLVDALERGEWSPTGTE
- a CDS encoding DUF4810 domain-containing protein — its product is MKRLQRLISLSTVVLLFYISAAGCVTTPLVYRWGIYEDLMYQSYKYPGESDPITQATRLAEDVERTATEGFGLPPGVHAHLGYLYATQGDLDSARTHFNLELELYPESKTFIDGLLERMEQQ
- a CDS encoding DUF799 family lipoprotein, with the translated sequence MRTLPSRIVLPLFLGVILVGGIGCATPYDYSAYQAHMPRSILVLPPLNESTDANAPYSFLTTISRPLAERGYYVYPVSVIDVFMKENGLPTPGEMHTVSLNKFDEIIGPDAVLYITIEEFGQKYVLLSSNTTVAARARLVDVDTGTQIWDGKVKLVQSSNSGAGGGAGGLIVALIVAAVEQVVDTATDQTHNVARMANQKLIHDKNRGMLIGPLHPDFGKTDEN